From Alloacidobacterium dinghuense:
CCGAGGGCGGCGAAACATTCAATACCTACATTCTTCACGATGGCACCAAAATCAAGTTTAAGGCGGTAGTACTTAAGTTCATTCGCCTTGATATGTTCGACCAGAATGGCGACCCTATATATCTAGTGCAGGCCACCAACGCCTTATCTGCTGACGTTCCCGAAGGTTTGAAAAGGAAGCAATAAATGCCCGAAACATACGAGTTCGCTCCACAGGCCCCCCAAAGCATTACCACTCAGTCGGGGCGCGATCCGGAAGTGTTCTTGTCCAACTCCTCCAACAAAGCGGAGACCGTTATGGAAACTACCCCGGCGCTGCTCGATGTACGGTATAGCGTGGCATTCAGGATCGGCAACAGTATCCCAGAAGTCCAAGCACTGTTCACTCACTTGGAGGGGAAGAGCTTGCGCGTCTGGACAGTTGTTGCCGATCGCGACGAATCCGTTTACCGAAAGATTTACGCCCAAGAAAAGGAGTTGATCCATGTTTTCGATGGCATGGAGTTTGAGTTCAATATCATTCCTAGTCTTGGGAGAAATGCAAAGGAGATTATTTCCGATCCGGGAAGCAAACTAGTATTTGCACGATAGGACGCGATCTCTTTGCTCTTCACAAAGGACGAACACGAACAGAAGGCAATTGAGAATGAGAAATTCGCACAAACTCTTCCGTCATCTGTTTCCGGTGTTGAATGGGCAATAACGGCTACGTTCTACGCTGCCGTGCATTACGTACAAGCTTATTTTGCAAAGTCAGGCCGTAGTTTTTCTTCGCACGGTGCGAGGGCCGCGGCGATCCTCAAAGATGGCGCAATCTCATCTATCTACAATGACTATCAAGACCTCTACAATATCAGTAGAGATGCGCGTTATGAAGTAATGAATCTTCAACCTGGACATCTGACATTTGCGCAAAATAAGCTTCAAGACGTAAAGAAAATAATCTGTAAATTGTTATGAAAACGCCTCCTGGCACGCAAGATTTTGCGAAGTTTACTCGAGCCATGCGAGACCTTCTGAAGGTGTCAAAGATTGAGATCGATGCGCGTATTGAGGCGCAAAAGAAGGGGAAACGCACATCTAGGGGCGTTTCGAACGGATGCGATGCAAGATGAACCCTGTCGACTTCTGAGTGAGTTTTAGATCGCGCTGAAGTTCATAGCTGCGGATGCCGTTTTGTAATTCACTACGAGCCAGATGGCTCGCTAAGCTATTGAAAACACTAGAAACGACTTAAGCTCAATGAAATCATCGGGATAGCGGGGGATGATCCCCCGCTAAGTGCTTGAAAACAAAGAGAGCGGAAAGGAGTAGAGGGGGAGGGGGATCCCGGTCTATGGAGCAGCCGTTTCGTTCCAGAGAAACGCCAGCTCATCTGCCTCATCATCCACCAGCTGCGTCAGCGAAACACCCGAGCTGTGCCCTGCCTTCAGGCTGTAGTGCAGCAGAATCGGACGGTCATCTCCGTTCGCTGCCTGCACCCGCGCCGTCATCTTGCGGGCATGCAGCGGATCCACCCTCGTATCGCTGTCGCCGGTAAAGAACATGATCGCCGGATACTTCGTTCCCGGCTTTACGTTCTGGTAAGGAGAGTATTTGAGCAGGTAAGGGAAGTCCTTGTCGTTGTCCGCGCTGCCATATTCCGTCGTCCAGAAGCGCCCGATCAGGAAGTTCTGGTAACGCAGCATATCGAGTAGCGGATAGCCGCACCAGATCGCGCCGAACAGGTCCGGCCGCTGCGTCATCGCGGCGCCCATGAGCAAGCCGCCGTTCGACCGGCCGCTAATGGCCAGACGCTCCGTCGTTGTGTAGTGGTTCTGGATCAGGTATTCGGCAGCCGCAAACCAGTCATCGAAGACGTTCTGCTTCTTTTCGAACATCGCCGCCTGGTGCCACGGCTCGCCATACTCATTGCCGCCGCGCAGGTTCGGCACAGCAAAATATCCCCCCTGCTCCAGCCACCAGGCATGCGCCGGATTCCAGTTAGGCAATTCCGCCACCTGGAAGCCGCCGTAACCGGTCATCAACAGGCGCGCGCTTCCGTCCTGTTTCAGGCCCTTCTTGCCGGCAATGAACATCGGAACGCGCGTGCCGTCCCTGGAGGTGTAGAAAACCTGCTTGATTTCGTACTGCGAAGCATCAAACGGAACCTTCGCCTGGAAGAAGACATCGGCCTTGCCACTCTTCGTGTCGTAACGATAGATAGTCGGAGGAAGAATGAAGGACTGGAAGACATAAAACCCGCTCGTCTGCTCAGGCCGACCGATCACGTCAGAGCCAGTCCCGATGCCCGGGTACGCGACCTGCCCGATCGATTTGCCGTCAAGCGAATAGATCGAGGTCTCCGTCTTCACATCATGCAGCCGCCGGACAAAGAGCTTTCCGCCGACGATGTTGAATCCATCGATTACGTCCTTGCCTTCCGGGATGATGGTCTTCCACGAGTCCGACGACTCTCCAGGCTTCGCCTCGACGACCCGCTTGTTCGCAGCCTTGTAATCGGTCGAAAGAAAGAAGCGGTCGCCAATGTTGACTGCGGAAGTGCGCGCCTCAAGGCCATAGACCAGCGGAACGATCTCGCTGTCCGGCTTGCGCAGATCCTTCACCAGAAGGTCTTCCCGCGTAGCCGGAACGCCGTGGCCGATGCGAATGATGAGGTAGTGTCCGTTGTCCGTGACGCCAACGCCGATCAGCTGCAGTTCGCCCAGCGTCTCGCCGCGATACTCCTTGCCGAAGATCATGGCGTCATCCGCAACAGGCGTGCCGAATTTGTGATAATGAACCGTCGTGCCCGCATGCGAGAAACGAGCGTAGTACAGACCCTTCTTGTCGGGACTGAGGCTGATGCCAAAGTAGCGCTCACTCGGCAGCACGTCCGCCAGTTCCTGCCTGGTGTCAACGTTCAGGACATGGACCGACTCCTCATCCGCTCCGCCCTGGCGTATGCCGTAGACCAGGAGCTTGCCGTCACTCGAGATGTCGTTGATGGTGACAGAGGTGTTCTGGTCCGCGCTGAGCTTGGTCGCGTCGATGAGGCGCACATCCGAGCCACTCCAGCCATCGCGCACGTAAACCGAATACTGGTTTTCATCCGCGAGCCGCTTTTCGAAGAAGATTTTGCCGCCGTATTCCCGCGGAACTGAGTAAGCATCGACGCGCTGCAGTTTGGTCAGCTCCTCAACAATCTGCGGACGAGTCTTTACCTGCGACAGATAGTCTTCGGTGTACTTCATCTGCGCCTCGATCCACGCCCGCGTCTGCGGACTCTTCGAGTCCTCCAGCCAGCGATACGGATCGGTAATCTCGACGCCATGCAGAGTGTCGGTCACCGTCTCGGTCGCAGTCGGAGGCGGTGCAGGCAGGGAAATACCGTTGCGGCCTTCAATCGTCGTTTCGCTCATAGCTCGCCCTGCGCAGACAATGGTCAACAGGCAGAATATCGAAGTTCTCAGAATCCGCGACGCATGTATTCTCACTCGAATCGGCATTGTGTTCATCCTGGACGAAGCAGGTAGTAATGAAGTTGCTTCTCGCACAAGCAATCGCCGCCACTAAACGTCGCAAAGGTCGACCGCTTCTCGAAGTGAAGTGAGCGGATCGCGTGTTGGAACGAACTCGTGCGCTACATAACCGCTGAAGTTCAGAGCCGCAATGCCGCGCATCACGCCGTCCCACTGGACTTCCTGCGTGTTGTCAAGCTCGTGGCGGCCAGGAACGCCTCCTGTGTGGAAGTGGCCGAGCCACTGGATGTTCTCGCGGATCGTCGCGATGAGATCACCTTCCATGATCTGCATGTGGTAGATGTCGTAGAGCAGCTTCACGCGGGGCGAATTTACCTCACTCACAACGCGCACGCCCCACGCGGTGTGGTCGCACATGTAGTCGTGGTGGTCATGCTTGCTGTTGAGCAACTCCATGCAGATGTTGACGCCGTTGTCTTCGGCGATCTTCTTCAGGCGGTTGAGGCCGATGACGCAGTTGCGAGCTCCTTCGTCGTCAGCCATACCCTTCCGGTTGCCGGAGAAGGTGATGACGTTGGGCACGCCGGCCTTCGCGGCAAGAGGAATGTTCTTGCGGAAGGCCGCTTCGATGGCATCGTGATTCTCAGTGCGATTCAGCGCGTCCGGAATGGTTCCACCGCCCGCGTAGCCCATGGTGCAGATAAGCCCGTAACGGCGCGGGACCTCCCACTCATCGACTTCGAGCAGGTCGACACCTTTGAGGCCCATCTGCGCTGAGGCCTGGGCGAGTTGGTCCAGCGGGATGTTCTTGTAACACCAACGCGAGACGGACTGGCGAATGCGGCCTTTGCGCGGCATCGGTGCTTTGGTTTCGGGCACGCTTCCTGTCTCCTGACTGTGTGCGGTTCCCGCCACGACAGCGGCTGCGAGGCTGGACTTTAAGAAGGTTCGGCGATTGGTCATAATGTTTGGGTGATCGTTTTGGTCTGGTTGTGAGGCCGAGGAAGATTATATGCACTCACTTCGTCTTCCCGGAAAGGTCTTGCATGATCTTCTCGAGCCGGCGTTCGCGCGTTTCGGGTTTCTTGGCTTCCGTCAGTGCCAGCGCGTGTTCTTTCTTGGTCGTGTAACTTAGCTTCTCCCATCGAGCTTTTGCCGTGACGTTCTTCTTGAGTGCCGCCAGCAGATCGGGCGGTGGCTCGACTTCGCGGACATCAGTATCGGCGGCAACGGTTACAGAGACGATTTGGTTGGGCGTTATCCCCGCTGCATGTTGGTTCGACATGCGGACCGGAATGAAATACTTGCCGCCATAGACACAAGGCGTGGATCGGTAGGTGTAGCCGTTGATGGTGACGCGAACCGGCGGCCGCGCCTTGCCGAAGTGCTCCTTCACATCAAACGGGAGCTCGACAAAGCCCTTTTCGTATTTCGTCTTAAAGCTCTTGTCAGCGGCCAACGCGTCTCCTCATCGCGATCACTCCGACGGCGATGGGTTGGGAGCGGTAAAGTCGGAGCAGCAGGGTTTCTGCACGTTTGAGAATTCCATAAACTCAAGACGCGTGCCGTCGGGATCGAAGAGATTCAGCTGCCACTTGCCGTCTCGGCCGATCTGCGCGTGATCGTTCGGGCTGGAGAGGCGGTTCGCGGCCTTCAGTGTGTCGAAGGTCTTGGGAACGCTCATTACTCCGATCGACAGATGATTGAGGACGCCGAGCTGTTTCTGTGAAACATCCTGAATGCCGCCGCCAGAGGGACCGCTGGTGAGCATGTATTCGAGCCAGTCGTGGCTTTCGGGCGTCTGCTGCGACACCCAGTCGATCTTGTCAGGCTTCATGCCGCCGTACCAGTACGGCTTGAAGTCAAGGATGGCGCGGTAGAACGTGTCCTCCTTTTCGCGGCTGCGAACAAGCATGCCGACGTGGATGATGTGATGTCCGACGAGGTTCGGCGCGCTGACCGCCTGCGAATGCGCGGGTGGCTGGACAAATTGGACCGTGTTGCCTTCGGGGTCTTTTACGTCGAACCAGCGGCTACCGTCGCTGGCATTCTGGACAGCCGGGACCTCTACGCCTTTCGCTTGCAGATAGAGGCGCAGGTTCTCGGCGTTGGCGGTTTTATACGCGAGGTGATCGAGGCGGTTGGGCGACGACTTATCTGCCAGCGGCAGGACTTCAACAAATTGCGTGCTGTTGACGTAGTAACGCGCGCCTTTTGGGTTTTCTGGATCGGGACGCTTTTCGCACCCGATGAGGTCGACGTAGTAATGCTGCTCCGCAGCGGGGTCGGCTGCATACACGGCAATATGTGAGATACCTGTGATGGGCGGTCGTGTTGGAGTGGTTTGTGCTAAAGCGATTGAGCAGGTAAGAGCGAGCAATCCGAGGCCATATTTCATCGCCTACCAAGATACTCCGGATCGCCGAGTATTGACGAGGGTACGTGGTGAGGGCACAGGTCTCAGTGCATTGATCACAGCCGATCTCGCCACTGCATCTGGCCTTCGGGTTCACTGTCCTGTAACATCGAGTTTTCTGTATCGCCAAGGTTTTACTTTTTCTTACCGCTCATTTGCACCCATGAACGCCTTTCGAGCCACGCCGAACCAGCTGACGTTTCTGCGGTTGTGCATCATTCCCTTTCTCGTCCTGGCGGTATTGGACGGGCACAACAGGACAGCCTTCGCGCTCTTTGTCGTCGCCGGCGTCACCGATGGACTCGACGGGTTGCTGGCGCGCATGCTCCAGCAGCGGACCCGCCTGGGGCAGTATCTGGACCCGGTAGCCGACAAGCTGTTGCTCAGCACCCTGTTTCTTGTGCTTCATCACGAGGGGTACATCTCCAGGCGAGTGACCGTGCTGGTCTTCGGACGCGACCTGGGCATCCTTGTAGTAGCAGCCATCCTGTACGCAGCAATGGGAATACGCGATTTCCGGCCAAGCATTTTTGGCAAAGGGAACACGTTGGCCCAGATCATCGCACTTGTAACAGTGCTGCTTGGCACTTTCTATGCCGCGCCATGGATCATCTTTATCCGACATTGGTCGCTGAATGCCACGATCGTGCTGACCGTTACCTCAGGTCTGCAATACGCCTGGCAGGTGGCGAAACGTTTGAGCATGCCGAGCGTGGCGGCGAGCAACTAAAACTGAGGCCGTGTTTTAAGTAGCTAGTGATCGGGGATTCGATAGGCTGTTGCTACTCGTCTTCGTCCTCAAGAACCGTCTCTTCTATCGCCATATCCTGGAACTCATTCGAGTCGAAGACTTCGCCGCAGTCCAGGCACTCGACGTACTCAACGTCCTCCTCGCGGGCAACGACGCGAACTTTGGGGTGTTTGCAGGGCGTGTTCATGGGGTGTATCGGCAAGTGAAATTCAGGTGATATCGGCAAGATTGTATATAGGACGCGTCCGATGTCAAACGGAATCCGGCGAATCCTCTCCAGAAATCTTTACGCAGGAAAATCGGCTGCCGTTCCGTCCGCCCAGATTTTATCGCAGCACAGACATTGAATTCGGACTCCAGCGGTCGTATACTTTAGTTACACCGTTTAGCTTGCGGGTAACCTGGCGATCCATGCTGAGACTCACCAAAAAAGCGGACTATGGCCTCATGGCTCTCAAATATTTGGCGGAGCATCCGGAGGCGACCGCATTGAGCGCCAAAGACATAGCCGAGGCTTATCACATTCCAGCACAGTTGCTGGCCAAGATTCTGCAACGGTTGGCCAAAGTGGGCATCCTGAAGTCGCATGCCGGAATGAATGGCGGCTATTCGCTGCTGAAGAACCCCCGACGAATTTCAGCCTTTGAGGTGATTTTTGCGATCGACGGTCCGCTATTTATTACTTCGTGCTTTACCCACGAGGGAAACTGCGACCTTACCAACAGCTGCACCATCAAAGAACCTTTAGCACGTGTTAACGAGACCATCTCAAGTGTCCTGAAAAACATTCACATTTCAGACCTAGTGGAAGAGGGTCGCAGCAAGACAGTCCGGGAGTTGATTACGATTCGCAGCGCCTCCGGCGAAAAGATTATGCAGGTGACGTAAACGGCAGAAGTACTGAGGAGAACAAACAAGATGAGCAGCGTAGTAGAGACAGGAAACATCAGCGTGCCGGCGGGCGTGAAGCTGCCGATATATATGGACAATCACGCGACGACGCCGCTCGATCCGCGTGTACTGGACGCGATGATGCCGTATATGACAACGGTGTTTGGGAATGCCGCGAGCCGCAACCACTCCTTTGGCTGGGAAGCCGAGAAGGCCGTTGAAACGGCGCGCGAGCAG
This genomic window contains:
- a CDS encoding VOC family protein yields the protein MKYGLGLLALTCSIALAQTTPTRPPITGISHIAVYAADPAAEQHYYVDLIGCEKRPDPENPKGARYYVNSTQFVEVLPLADKSSPNRLDHLAYKTANAENLRLYLQAKGVEVPAVQNASDGSRWFDVKDPEGNTVQFVQPPAHSQAVSAPNLVGHHIIHVGMLVRSREKEDTFYRAILDFKPYWYGGMKPDKIDWVSQQTPESHDWLEYMLTSGPSGGGIQDVSQKQLGVLNHLSIGVMSVPKTFDTLKAANRLSSPNDHAQIGRDGKWQLNLFDPDGTRLEFMEFSNVQKPCCSDFTAPNPSPSE
- a CDS encoding YdeI/OmpD-associated family protein, with the protein product MAADKSFKTKYEKGFVELPFDVKEHFGKARPPVRVTINGYTYRSTPCVYGGKYFIPVRMSNQHAAGITPNQIVSVTVAADTDVREVEPPPDLLAALKKNVTAKARWEKLSYTTKKEHALALTEAKKPETRERRLEKIMQDLSGKTK
- a CDS encoding RrF2 family transcriptional regulator, giving the protein MLRLTKKADYGLMALKYLAEHPEATALSAKDIAEAYHIPAQLLAKILQRLAKVGILKSHAGMNGGYSLLKNPRRISAFEVIFAIDGPLFITSCFTHEGNCDLTNSCTIKEPLARVNETISSVLKNIHISDLVEEGRSKTVRELITIRSASGEKIMQVT
- a CDS encoding CDP-alcohol phosphatidyltransferase family protein — encoded protein: MNAFRATPNQLTFLRLCIIPFLVLAVLDGHNRTAFALFVVAGVTDGLDGLLARMLQQRTRLGQYLDPVADKLLLSTLFLVLHHEGYISRRVTVLVFGRDLGILVVAAILYAAMGIRDFRPSIFGKGNTLAQIIALVTVLLGTFYAAPWIIFIRHWSLNATIVLTVTSGLQYAWQVAKRLSMPSVAASN
- a CDS encoding prolyl oligopeptidase family serine peptidase → MSETTIEGRNGISLPAPPPTATETVTDTLHGVEITDPYRWLEDSKSPQTRAWIEAQMKYTEDYLSQVKTRPQIVEELTKLQRVDAYSVPREYGGKIFFEKRLADENQYSVYVRDGWSGSDVRLIDATKLSADQNTSVTINDISSDGKLLVYGIRQGGADEESVHVLNVDTRQELADVLPSERYFGISLSPDKKGLYYARFSHAGTTVHYHKFGTPVADDAMIFGKEYRGETLGELQLIGVGVTDNGHYLIIRIGHGVPATREDLLVKDLRKPDSEIVPLVYGLEARTSAVNIGDRFFLSTDYKAANKRVVEAKPGESSDSWKTIIPEGKDVIDGFNIVGGKLFVRRLHDVKTETSIYSLDGKSIGQVAYPGIGTGSDVIGRPEQTSGFYVFQSFILPPTIYRYDTKSGKADVFFQAKVPFDASQYEIKQVFYTSRDGTRVPMFIAGKKGLKQDGSARLLMTGYGGFQVAELPNWNPAHAWWLEQGGYFAVPNLRGGNEYGEPWHQAAMFEKKQNVFDDWFAAAEYLIQNHYTTTERLAISGRSNGGLLMGAAMTQRPDLFGAIWCGYPLLDMLRYQNFLIGRFWTTEYGSADNDKDFPYLLKYSPYQNVKPGTKYPAIMFFTGDSDTRVDPLHARKMTARVQAANGDDRPILLHYSLKAGHSSGVSLTQLVDDEADELAFLWNETAAP
- a CDS encoding hydroxypyruvate isomerase family protein; the protein is MPETKAPMPRKGRIRQSVSRWCYKNIPLDQLAQASAQMGLKGVDLLEVDEWEVPRRYGLICTMGYAGGGTIPDALNRTENHDAIEAAFRKNIPLAAKAGVPNVITFSGNRKGMADDEGARNCVIGLNRLKKIAEDNGVNICMELLNSKHDHHDYMCDHTAWGVRVVSEVNSPRVKLLYDIYHMQIMEGDLIATIRENIQWLGHFHTGGVPGRHELDNTQEVQWDGVMRGIAALNFSGYVAHEFVPTRDPLTSLREAVDLCDV